The following is a genomic window from Thermoanaerobaculia bacterium.
CTCTCCTTCACGACGGCATACATGATGTTGGCGACCCCCACGCCGCCGACGATCAGCGTGAGCGCGCCGACGATTCCGAGGAAGACCTGGATCCCGAGCAGCATCTGCGCTTCCTCCTTGTTGTCGGAGACCGTGTCCCACACTCCGAGCGCCCGGTCGTCGCCGGGATCGAAACGGTGGCGCGCGCCGAGGACGTGCCGCAGGCGGTCGAGAGCGGCCGGCATCTGCGTCGGGTCGGCGACCCCCACGACCAGGTTGTCGAGGTTCTGGTGTCCGAACATCGCGAGGAACGTCGGCAGCGGGATGAACGTCTGGTTCTCGTCCTGGTTCATGTAGCTGTTGTCCTGGATTCGGTGCTTCAGCACTCCGATGACGAGGAACGGGGCGTTCGCGACGAGGATCGTCTTCCCGACCGGGTCTTCGGTTCCGAAGATGTCCTTCGCCTGCTTGTCGCCCAGGAAGATCACGCGCCGCGAGTCGCGGATGTCGCGGCCGTCGATGAACCGACCGCCGGGCACCGGCCCCTGGTTGCGCCACGTCCGGTAGGGCGCCTCGACGCCGACGACGCTCCCGTTGACGGTCTTGCGCCCGTAGACGAGCGGGACGCGTCCCTTCTGGATTTCGCCGATCACCGTCGCGACGTCGGCCATCCGCGCCTGCGCGTACTCCGATTCGCTTTCGGGGAACACGAGGCGGCGGCCCGGCGGCATCCCGGCGAACGGCTTCGTCGTCTGCCCCGGCCAGATGATCGCGATGTCCTTCCCCATCCCCTGGGAGTTCCGGATGAGCTGCTCCCGGAAGCCCTGGCCGAACGCGAGGAGGAGCAGGACCGAAACGGTCCCCCATGCGATCGCGGCGACCGTCAGCACCGCCCGCTTCCTCTTCAGCCGCGCCGTCTGCAGGAAGAGGTGCAGAACCACCGCGAACGTGGAGGCGCGGGGGGTTTTCGCACTCACAGCTTCATCGCCACGACCGGGTCGAGCCGCGACGCCTCCCTGGCCGGGAAGTACCCCGCCAGGAACCCGATCGTCCCGAGGACCGCCGCGGTCACGAGCGCGATCACCGGGGAGAGCTCCGGGCGGCCGATCGTGTCGCCGAGCCCCTTCGTCGGGACCGCGAGGCAGATCACGAGCGAGAGAAGCAGCCCGATCGCGCCGCCCGTTCCGGTCAGCACCATCGTCTCGACGAGGAGCTGCCGGAGCACGAACCTCTCCCGGGCGCCGAGCGCCATCTTGATGCCGATCTCGCGCGTGCGCTCGTCGACGATGACGTTCATGATGTTCGACACGCCGATGCCCCCGACGATCAGCGTCAGGACGCCGATGATCCCGAGGAACAGGTTGAACGCGAGGAAGAAGACGTCGAAGAAATGGAACTGCTCGGTCGTGTCCCAGATCGAGAGCGCTTCCTTGTCGTTCGGATCGAAGCCGGTCCGGCGGGCGAGGATGCCTCGCACCTCCGCGATCGCCTCCTTCGAGGGGCGCGAAGGCTTCGGCTGGAAGATGATGTTGTTGCAGTACTTCTCGCCGATGAGCACCCGCATCGTGCTCGCGGGCACATAGATCTTGTTCGCGTCGCGCCCGCCGTACGACGAGTTCTGGAGCTTGTGCGTCTGCACGCCGATCACGAGGAACGGCGTGTCCTGGATGAACACGGTCTTCCCGACGACCGGGTCCTTCCCGAACATGTCGGTCGCGAGCTTGTCGCCGACGAACGCGACGCGCCGCTGTCCGGAGATGTCGAGCGGGTCGAGGAAGCGCCCGCCGGCCTGGGGGTTGAGGTTGCGTACCTCGCCGAAGAAGGGATTGACGCCGGAGACCCCGACGTTGAATGTCTTCGCCCCGACGCGGACTTTCAGCTCTTTCCGGTATTCCGAGGAGATACCGGTGATCTGCGTCGCCTGCGCGCGGACGGCCTCGATGTCCTCTTCCGCGACGCGGACCTTGCGCCCCTTTCCCAGCCCGTTGTACGGGACCGACGTCAGGCCCGGCCAGGCGATGACGATGCGGTCGCCGAGCCCCTTGACGCGGCGGATCTGCTGATGCTTCAGGCCCACGCCGAAGGCGAGGAGGAGCGACACGGCGGTCGTCCCCCACACGATCCCGAAGAGGGTCAGCAGCGTTCGCAGCTTTTGCGACCGCAGATCGCGCCAGAGCTGCCGGAAGGCTTCGGTCATCGGCCTTCCACGATCACGTCCCGAGTCTGGCGGGTCGGCAAGATCCTGTTGTCACCCCCGCGAAAGCGGAGGTCCAGGTCTCTGGATTCCTGCTTTCGCAGGAATGACACGAAGTCTCCCAAGTAGTTCCGAACGACACGCGATTTCTCAGGCCGCTCCGTCACGACGCCGTGATTTCCTTCGGCGGCTTTTCGACGAGCTTCTGGCCGGCGGAGACCCCGGAGACGATCTCGACGTTCAGCCCGTCCGAGATTCCGACCTTGACCTCCGTCTTGACCGGCTTCGCCTTCGGGTCCGCGGCAGCGACCTCGACGAACGCCTTGTTGCCGCCGTCCTCGAATTCGACGAGGCGCTCCGGGATCGTCAGCACGCCCTTCTTCTCCCGGATGACGATCTCGGCGTTGGCCGAGTACCCGGCCCGGAGCATGACCTCGCTCCCGGGATCGAGCTCGACCCAGACGTCGAACAGGGTCGCGCCCTCCTTCTGCTGCGCCTGCGGTGCAATGCGGGTGACGCGGCCGGTGACCGTATCCGAGGGGAGAGCTCCGACCTTGATCCGCGCCGGCATGCCGACGGCGATCTTCCCGACGTCGATCTCGTCGATCGTCCCCCGGAAGAGGAGATCGCTCATGTCGGCAATCGACGCGAGCTCGGTCCCGGGCTGGTACGGCGTCAGGGGAACGACCGGCTCGCCCGGGTTGACCGTGCGGGTGAGGATGGTCCCGGCCGCCGGCGCCCGGATGATCGACTCGAGCGTGATCCCGCCGCCGCTCACCCGCCCCGTCATCGTGAGCTCCCGCGTCTGGACCGCCTTGTCGAGGGTGATCTTCGCGAGGTCGTAGGTCGTCTTCGCGGAGTCGAGCGCCGACTTCGCGGCGATCCCCTGCTTGTAGAGCGACTGCTGGCGGGCGTAATCGATCTGCGCCTGCTCGAAGGAGCTCCGCGCGGTGTCGACCGCGGTCGAGGCGTCGGTGACGTCGGTCGGGGTGGGGTCCGGCGCGATCTCGAAGAGGGGGTCGCCCGGCCGAACCTTGTCTCCGACCTGGACGACGCACGTCTTCACGACGCCCGAGATCTTCGATTTGATCGAGTACTTCTGGCGCGGCTCGATCTGGCCGACCGCGAGGGCCTTTTCGGTGATGCTCCCGGTCTCGACGCTGACGAGCTTGGTCTTACCATCCTTCTTGTCGGCGCTCGCCCAGGCGTACAGTGCGGCGGCAACCGCCACGATTCCCAGCAAAATAAAGAAGATACGAAAAAGCTTCTTCATCGCGGACCCCCTCCATCCGGCGAACACCGGGCTCGCTTTCCCTCTATGACGTGGATACCGGAAGGAAGTTCTGCGGGAAAGAGGACGGGACGGCTACCGGGGCTTGATCCCGCCCGGGAACTCGCGCGACGCCCGGAGGATCGGCGCCTTCTTCTCGAACGGGATGCCCATGGAGGCGAGCCATTCCTCGGCGCGCTCGCGGGCCCGCCGCTGCTTGAACTGGAAGAAGAGCCCCTCTTCGCGCGGGTGCGCCAGCAGCGCCGCGCGGTAGGCGTCGGAGGGGTCCGCCGCCGAGAGCGCCCGGCGGAGCTCCTCCCGGGTCTTCTCGTCCTCGACTTCCTCGACGAAGAGCTCCATTTCGCCCGCGCCCCGCTCCCCGCGGTCGCGGGGGAGCGCGAGATACCGGCGGGAGCCCGAGAGCTCGGCGTGGCGCGCCGGCTCCCGCGTCTCGACGACCTGCACGACATCTCCCGTCTCCCGGTCGAGGAAGTGCGTGATCTGCTGCGACCGGCTCTCGAAACCGACGACGAGTCCTTCCCAGTCGAGGTTCATTCGACCGTCGGGTCCTTCTCGACCGCGGTCTGAAACGCGGTCGACCAGAGGGCGCGCAGCGGATCGAGCGGGGCGTCGATCACGGTGCGCCCGTCGAGCGCGACGCGGATCGAGCCGCCGGAGACCGTTCCGACGACGGAAAACGGAACGCCGGCGGAGGCCGCCCGGTCGCGGAGCGTCTCGGCGTTGCCGCGCGGAAAGCTCACGAGGGCGCGGCCCGTCGACTCGCCGAAGAGGACGGCCGACGGGCGGACACCTTCGGACACGAGCGTGATCCGCGCGCCGAGCCCCCGCGGAAACGCGCTCTCGCACAGGGCGACCGCGAACCCGCCGTCGGAGACGTCGTGCGCGGAGGAGAGGAGCGAAGCCACTGCGGCGCCGACGAGGAACTCGATGAGGTGCTTCTCGGCCGGCAGGTCGAGCGATGGGCAGGGTCCCTCGTCGCGTCCGCGGATCACGCGCAGGAACTCGGAGCCGCCGAGCTCGTCTCGGGTCTCGCCGGCGAGAGCGATCAGGTCGCCGTCGCCGCGAAAGCCGATCGAAACGTGCTTCTCGACGTCGTCGAGCAGTCCGACCATGCCGATCGTCGGCGTCGGAAGGATCGCGCGCCCTTCCGTCTCGTTGTAGAACGAGACGTTTCCCGACACG
Proteins encoded in this region:
- a CDS encoding ABC transporter permease, with the translated sequence MSAKTPRASTFAVVLHLFLQTARLKRKRAVLTVAAIAWGTVSVLLLLAFGQGFREQLIRNSQGMGKDIAIIWPGQTTKPFAGMPPGRRLVFPESESEYAQARMADVATVIGEIQKGRVPLVYGRKTVNGSVVGVEAPYRTWRNQGPVPGGRFIDGRDIRDSRRVIFLGDKQAKDIFGTEDPVGKTILVANAPFLVIGVLKHRIQDNSYMNQDENQTFIPLPTFLAMFGHQNLDNLVVGVADPTQMPAALDRLRHVLGARHRFDPGDDRALGVWDTVSDNKEEAQMLLGIQVFLGIVGALTLIVGGVGVANIMYAVVKERTREIGVKMALGARPRWITGPFVLEATLYTFVGGAAGIAIALALVTLLSLIPLDSSEVMGYLGHPRISAPIGAVTTFILGAIGLAAGYFPARRAAAIDPAETLRYE
- a CDS encoding ABC transporter permease: MTEAFRQLWRDLRSQKLRTLLTLFGIVWGTTAVSLLLAFGVGLKHQQIRRVKGLGDRIVIAWPGLTSVPYNGLGKGRKVRVAEEDIEAVRAQATQITGISSEYRKELKVRVGAKTFNVGVSGVNPFFGEVRNLNPQAGGRFLDPLDISGQRRVAFVGDKLATDMFGKDPVVGKTVFIQDTPFLVIGVQTHKLQNSSYGGRDANKIYVPASTMRVLIGEKYCNNIIFQPKPSRPSKEAIAEVRGILARRTGFDPNDKEALSIWDTTEQFHFFDVFFLAFNLFLGIIGVLTLIVGGIGVSNIMNVIVDERTREIGIKMALGARERFVLRQLLVETMVLTGTGGAIGLLLSLVICLAVPTKGLGDTIGRPELSPVIALVTAAVLGTIGFLAGYFPAREASRLDPVVAMKL
- a CDS encoding efflux RND transporter periplasmic adaptor subunit, translating into MKKLFRIFFILLGIVAVAAALYAWASADKKDGKTKLVSVETGSITEKALAVGQIEPRQKYSIKSKISGVVKTCVVQVGDKVRPGDPLFEIAPDPTPTDVTDASTAVDTARSSFEQAQIDYARQQSLYKQGIAAKSALDSAKTTYDLAKITLDKAVQTRELTMTGRVSGGGITLESIIRAPAAGTILTRTVNPGEPVVPLTPYQPGTELASIADMSDLLFRGTIDEIDVGKIAVGMPARIKVGALPSDTVTGRVTRIAPQAQQKEGATLFDVWVELDPGSEVMLRAGYSANAEIVIREKKGVLTIPERLVEFEDGGNKAFVEVAAADPKAKPVKTEVKVGISDGLNVEIVSGVSAGQKLVEKPPKEITAS
- a CDS encoding UPF0158 family protein; this translates as MNLDWEGLVVGFESRSQQITHFLDRETGDVVQVVETREPARHAELSGSRRYLALPRDRGERGAGEMELFVEEVEDEKTREELRRALSAADPSDAYRAALLAHPREEGLFFQFKQRRARERAEEWLASMGIPFEKKAPILRASREFPGGIKPR